Genomic DNA from Candidatus Krumholzibacteriia bacterium:
AGTGGGAGGACTTTGCCGGCGTGAACGCCATCCGCATCCTCGACCGGTACCGCGACAGGATCTGCACGTTCAACGACGACATCCAGGGCACCGCCGGCGTCGCGCTCGCGGGGTTCATCGCGATCAGCCGGCTGCTGAAGCAGCCGTTCCGGGAGCAGCGGTTCCTCTTCCTCGGCGCGGGGGCCGCGGCGTTCGGGATCGCCGACATGATCGTGCAGAAGTTCCTGAAGGACGGGCTCTCCGAGGAGGAGGCGCTCTCGCGCCTCTCGATGTTCGACGTGAACGGTCTGCTCGTGCGGTCACGCAACGACCTTGCCGCATACCAGAAGCCGTTCGCCCTCGACGGCCCGCCATCGAACGATTTTGCGGCGTGCGTCCTCAGGATCCGGCCGACCGCCATCGTCGGCGTCAGCACCGTCGGGGGGGCCTTCACTCGGCAGGTCATCGAGAACATGAGCGCTGTGAACGTCCGGCCGGTGATCTTTCCCTACTCGAACCCGACGTCGCGCTCGGAGTGCACCGCCGAACAGGCCTACACCTGGAGCAGGGGGAAGGCGATTTTCGCCAGCGGCAGCCCGTTTGCGCCCGTGGCGTACGGGGGCAGGACGTTCACCCCGGGGCAGGGGAACAACGTCTTCATCTTCCCGGCGGTGGGACTCGCGGTCCTGGCGACGGGGGCAAAGCGCGTGACTGACGAGATGTTCATCACGGCGGCCGAGGCGGTGGCCGAGCAGGTCACCGCAGCGGATTTCGAAAAGGGCCTGATCTATCCCGACGTGAAGAACATCAGGGAGGTGTCGTCCCACGTCGCTTTGAGGGTCGCGGAAAAGATCTTCGAGTCCCGCCTGGCGGGCGTACGCAGGCCGCGGGACCTCCGGAAGTTCATCGCGAAGACGATGTATCGTCCCGTGTACCGCTGAAGCCGCCGGTCCGTCGAGCTCCCACCCCAAGAACCCGTACACGTAGTACGTCCCGGTTCCGGCAACGGCGGGCTTGTTGTCGTAGTGGATCGCCGCGCTGGCCTCGAGGCAAGAATCCTGCAGGAGATCGTACTCGAGGCTGAAGTCGAAGTCGCTTCAGCGCACCAGCGTCATCTTTCTCGACTCACTGAAGCTCGGCGTCTCGAGCCGGTAGGTGTAGATGCCGGATTGGACGGGCCGATTCAGGCGATCGGTGCCGTCCCAGCGGACGGCGGCGTCGCCGGCGGGGAGCGGCGCGTCGAAAAGGACGCGCACCAGGCGGCCGCGGATGTCGTAGACGGCCAGGCGGACCTTTTCCGGGGTCAGCAGCTGGAAGTCGATGCGGGTCCCCGGGTTGAACGGGTTGGGCGCGTTCTGCTGCAGCTTGCCGCGGCGCACTGGCAGCATGCCGACGCCGGTCACGATGCCGGGGCGGAGCAGGATGCGGCCATCCCAGGGCGGTACGCTCTCCGAGGTCAACGTGGAGCCGTCGAACTCCGTGCTGCCGGGAATGAGCAACCTCTCGTACGATTCCCCCAGGTCGATCGTCCGCGGTGTCGAGGTGTAATTGAGGAGCACCACGCCGCGCTCGAAGTCGCGCCGGAAGACGGTCGTGTCCCCTCCGCGCAGCGAGACGTCGTCGAGCCACACCGTGCCCGGCTGGCGCACGAAGAGATTGAGGGCCGCCGAGGCGGTCCCCGTCGAGAAGAACTGGACCTGGTACTGTTGCCACGACGTCCCGAGCTGGAGGTTCTGATTATTCAGACAGACGCCTCCCGGACAGTCGTCGGCGTAGAGGTAGAAGTTCAGATCCAGGGTGGTGCTGGCGCGAGCCCAGAAGGCGAGCGTGTAGCTGAGCCCAGTGACCACGGACAAGCCGGTTGTCCACACCTTGTACTCGCCGCCTGGCGACACCGTCTGCACCTGGATGCGCGCGGCGGCGGGCGCCGAGTGCAGGATGGAGGGATCGGTGTTGAAGCTGCCGGTGGACGAGAAGCCGTAGGAGTCCCAGCCGGTGGTACCGGAACTGAAATCGCCGTTCGCGAATAGCTCCGGCCCCGTGGGCAGGCCGATTCGTGTCATCGGTCCGCGCGCGTGGCCCAGATACCCCACCGCCGGCCGGAAGCGTCCGCCGGCGTCGTACTCCGGCTCCCACCAGAGCTGGCCGTTCCCCAGCACGTTCCCCGCGTCCAGGCTGTAGTAGCCGGAACCCAGCATGGTGGAAACGAGTGTGAAGCGCTTGTGCCGCTCGAACTCCGCGGTGCGCTGGGGCTCTATCACCGAGCCGGTCCACACCGAGTTCATGATCGAGGCCGGATACGGATCGGTGGAGAACGGCGCGGTGAGGTAGCCGGAAAGCGGGTCCAGCATCTCGAAATTCCAGTTGTAGTTGTACGGGTTGCCTGGGTCCACCTCGTGCCATCCGGACGGGAAGGTCTCATGGACCGAGCCGCTGAGCCAGGCGAAGTAATCGGACGAACCGTTCCCGACAAAGGCCAGGGGGCGGTCGCGCTGCGCTTCGAGCGCGTCGAAGCGCTGGCGCAGGCGGGAAGCCAGGTTGCGGAGCGACTGGTTCCACAGCGCGTCCAGGGCCGTGTTCGTGTCGGCGATGCCGTTACAACCGCCCGGGTTGTGGGTGGGGTTGCAGTCGGAGTCGAGCTGCAAGTTGGCCTGATTCCACGCCAGGTGTCGCCAGAAGTTGTCGAACATGATGCCATCGATGGACGGGCGCTCGGTGACCAGGTTCACGATGCTGTCCTCGAGGTACTGGGCCCAATTGCCGGACGGCCCCGCCGCGCCGAGGGCGGTGATGTTCACCATGCGCATCCCGGCCCAGTCCGAGGCGGGGTTGCCGTAGCGGTCGTACCACCACAGGTCGTTCGACTGCGCGTACATGGTATTCGCATATTTCCACGAATCGTTCGGGTTGGCGGGGTAAATGACGTCGTACGGAGCGACGTAGAAGAAGAGGCGGATGTTCGGGTTGTAGGAGCGGAGCTGCGCCAGCTCGGCTTCCGTGACTACCGTATTCAGGACGACGAGATCCCATTGCGCGAGCGTGGGGATGTCGGCGGGGTCGAGGTAGCCAAGCGTGTAGATGTTCGCCAGCCGGGGGTATCCGCCGGGCTGGGCGGAAGCGGATCCGGCCGCCGCCAGCACGAGCACGATTCCCAGGAACAGGTGGGCCAGGTCCCGGCGTGCGTTTCTACTGTTGTAACGATAGGGCATGCGGCCCTCGCGTCCAGAGGATTCCGCTCAGGTCCACGCAACGGTACATCCTGCATGCAAGGGGGCGTTCTTGCAAGAGAATTCCAGACGGCGCGGGGCGCGGCTTTGCGCGACATCCGAGGGACCGGGGCCGCTCGGGCCGCTCCTCTTCCTGGTGCCGGTTCTGCGGCAGCCAGACGCATGACCAGGGAGGCGCTGAGGTTTCAGCGCAGCAGGGTCATTTTTTTCGACTCGTTGAAGCTCGGCGTCTCGAGCCGGTAGATGTAGATGCCGGAGTGGACGGGTTGGTGCAGACGATCGGTGCCGTCCCAACGGACGGCGGCGTCGCCGGCGGGGAGTGCCGCGTCGAGGAGGACGCGCACGAGGCGGCCGCGGATGTCGTACACGGCCAGGTGGACCGATTCCGGCGACAGGAGCTGGAAGTCGATGCGCGTGCCCGGGTTGAACGGGTTGGGCTCGTTCTGATGCAGTCGGCCATGCGGCACCGCCGTCGAACCGACGCGGAGCAGGATGCGGCCGTCCCACGGCGGTACGCTCTCCTCGGTCACCGCGGCGCCGTTGAACTCCGTGCTGCCCGGAATGCGCAACCTCTCGTACGAGCCCCCCAAGTCAATCGTCCGCTGACTCGATGTGTAGTTGAGGAGCGCCACGCCGCGCTCGAAGTCACGCCGGTAGACGGTCGTTTCCCCTTCGCGCAGCGAGACGTCGTCGAGCCACACCGTGCCCGGCTCGCGCACGAAGAGATTGAGGGACGCAGAGGCGCTCCCTGTCGAGAAGAAATGGACCTGGTACCGTTGCCACGACGTCCCGAGCTGGACGCTCTGCTCATTCAAACAAGCGCCCCCCGGACAGGCGTCGGCGTAGAGGTGGAAGTCCAGATCCAGGGCAGTGCTGGCGCGGGCCCAGAAGGCGAGCGTGTAGCTGAGCCCGGAGACCACGGACAAGCCGGTCTTCCACACCTTGAACTCCCCGCCCGGTGAGACGGCCTGCACCTGGATGCGCGCGGCGGCGGGCGTCGAGTGCAGGATGGAGTTGTCGGCATTGAGACTGCCGGTGGCCTGGTACGCGTAATAGTCCCAACCGGTGATCCCGGAGCTGAGATCGCCGTTCGCGACCAGCTCCGGTCCCGTCGGCACGCCGATCCGTGCCATCGGCCCGAGCGGTTGGCCCAGATACCCCTTGCCGCGTCCGGCAGCGTCGTACTCCGGCTCCCACCAGAGCTGGCCGTTCCCGAGCTGCGCACCGGCGTCCAAACTGTAGTACCCGGAACCCATCAAGGTGGAAACGAGCGTGAAGCGCTTGTGCCGCTCGAACTCCGCGGTGCGATCGGGCTGCGCCCACGTTCCGGTCCACACCGTGTTCATGATCGTGGCCTGATAGGGAACGGTGGAGAACGGCGCTGTGAGGTAGCCGGAAAGCGGGTCCAGCATCTCGAAGTTCCAGTTGTAGTTGTACGGGTTGCCGGCGTCCACCTCGTGCCATCCGGACGGGAAGGTCTCGTGGACCGAGCCGCTGAGCCAGGGGAAGTAATCGGACGCGCCGTTCCCGATCAAGGCCAGGGGGCGGCCGCGCTGCGCGTCGAGCTCGTCGAAGCGCTGGCGCAGGTGGGCCGCCAGGTTGCGGAGTGACTGGTTCCACAGCGAGTCAAGGACCGCGTTCGTGTCGGCGATGCCGTCACAGCCGCCCGGGTTGTGCGTGGGGTTGCAGTCGGAGTCGAGCTGCAGGTTGGCCTGTTTCCACGCCAGGTGTCTCCAGAAGTTGTCGAGCATGATGCCATCGATCGACGGGTGCGAGACGACGAGGCTCACGATGCGGTCCGCGATGTACTGGGCCCACGTGCCCGACGGTCCCGCCGCGCCGAGCTCGGTGATGTTGACCATGCGCGTCATGGGCCAGTCCGACGCGGGGTTGACGTTGCGGTCGTACCACCACAGGTTGTTCGTCTCCGCGTACACGCTGTTCGCATATTTCCACGGATCGTTCGGTTCGCCGGGGTACGTGACGTCGTACGGTAACACGTAGAGGAAGATGCGGATGTGCGGGTTGTAGGAGCGGAGCTTCGCCACGTCGGTTTCTGTGATGGCCGAGCTCAGGACGACGAAATCCCATTGCGCGAGCGTGGGGAGGTCGGCCGGGTCGACGTAGCCGAGCGTGTAGATGTTCGCCAGCCGGGGGTATCCGCCGCTCTGAGCGGAAGCGGATCCTGACGCCGCCAGCGCGATCACGATTCCCAGGTAGAAACTCGCCAGGGCCCGGCATCGGCTTCCATTGTCATGACGATATGGCACGCGGCGCCTCGCATCCTCCCGTGCGTCGCAAGCTTGTTGCGTCAGAACCCGGAATCCTTCGCAGGGGTGGGTGCATGGAGCGAGCCAGCCCACACTCCTGACGATGGGGGATCCGAGGCAACAGGAATGCACAGGACGGATCACCGGCCATCCGCCGTGGGAGCATCCTGCATGCACGAGGGTCGCACTTGGAAGCAAAATTCCGTCGGCGCGGATCGCGCAGGAGGTGCGAAGCGATCCCCAAGCCGCTGGCGTTCGTTGGGGAAGCTTGCGGATCCTGAAGATTCTGCAGGACGAGGTTCGCCGGAGAAGAGCCCAGGCGTTGAAGGTCTTCTGCGAATCTGGGTAGACTCGGAGGCCACGTCCCGTCAGACGTTCTGCCTGCGCCACCTGTCGCAGGCAGGATCCTGCAGCATGGCGAAGCGAGTCGAAGGGTGCCGAAGGTGGGAGCTGACGTGCCCAACCCACACCTGCATGATCCCATGGGCACCCAGGATGAACCACAGCATCCGATTCCGTATGGCGAGGAAATGCTCAGCCGCGTGAAGCGCATGCATGCGGGAACCGAGAGCCTTCGTGACTACCGAGGATGGATCGACGACCACATGGGAGGGCGCGTCCTCGCGTTCCGCCGGCGGTTGATTCCACAAGTACTTGCTTTCACCAACCTCCGTGGCCTGGAGATCCTCGACTTCGGCTGCGGCACAGGTAGCTCCGTCGTGGCACTGGCGGAGAAAGCCAAGGGTGGTTCCATCACCGCGACCGATATCGATCCCGACGCGCTGGAAATCGCCAAGCTTCGGCTCGAATACCACGACTTGGCCGATCAGGTGGGATTGCGTCTCATCCCATCGGTTGTCGAGGTTGGCGACCTGAAAATGCCTGACGAGACCTTCGATTTCATTCTTGCAAACGGTGTGCTCGAGCACGTCGTCCCCTTTTCTGTAAGACCGAAAGTCATCCTGGAGATGTGGAGATTGCTCAAGCGCGGGGGTCTTTTGTTCATCAGCGAGACGCCCAACGTGCTCTGGCCTATCGATCGTCACACGACAGGGTTACCGGTTCTTCCTTGGCTGCCGCCAGGGCTTGCATACCGTATCGCGGTCGCGTCCGGTCGTCACGTATCGGGTACAAACTTCGATGTGCGTGGGTGGCGTGGGATGTCCTACTGGGGCATCATCCGACCATTGCGGCGGTCGCGACAGCGATTCGAGGTTCTGAACACGACAGCTGGGCACAATCGACTTCTTCCTGGAGGGTGGGCGCCCGAAGAGAAGAGAAGTGCGAAACGGAGGTTCGCCACCTTCTTGCTGGAACGGGTCGGGGGAGGGCCGCTCGCGTCGCTCGGCATTCCCACTCTGGCATTCGGTCCGTTCATCGAGTTCCTGTGCTTGAGGAAGAGGTAGGGGCGAATCTGGCAACGCTGAAGCCCTGTTTACGGAACACGAGCAGGTTGGCGCGAGCCGGTCCCGCAATGCGGATCTTGCGGAACCAGAGCGAATTGAAGGCGTGGATCAGCTGTCGTGCGGGCTTCCAGCGGATTCACGGCTGCGAGATAGTCGAACGCCATCCCATAGAAGCATTCGTTCTCCGGAGTTCGATACCCGCTCGACCAGGAGTCATGGACCTCCATCTCCTGAAGGGTCGTCTGCACCTGTTGGCCACGATTCGCGCCCACGCGACACTCCTAACCTTCGAGTCCGATCAAGGTGCCGTCTGGTATAGGAGACACTGAGTCCACGACCGAGCGTGGCTGCCGATTTGTGTCTGGACTCGAGTGGGGGAGTCCCCTACTGGCCACGACGGTGTGCTCCACCACGGTGCGCTGCGTCACGGCGCACATCCTGTTCCTGACCTGCGGTGACGGGCCCTGTCGATTCGGATGGGTGACATGCTAAGCTTGAAGTATTCCACCTCTGCCTAAGCTTGAAGTACTCCACCTCTGCTTTGTAGCCCTCGAGGTCGACCTTCCAGATCCCGACGCATGTCGTCCGGGGTCGATGCGGATGGAGGCGTCATGTACAAGACTTCCCCTGACGACTCCCGGAGCGAGCATCCTTCGCTTGGCAAGGAGAGGCCCGATCCCGAAGTCCACATTCTTGGTAGCATCATGGGGGACCCAGCATTGCTCGAGTACGTAGCACCCCGAATCAAGCCGGAGTGGTTTCGGGGGGAACTGCATGCGCGCATCTACCGAGCCATGCTGTACAAACACGAGCACGGCATTTCTCCAAACTTACAATGTCTCTCCCTCGAGGCTCGTCCGTCAGGTCTACTAGAGAACGTGGGAAGGCAAACGCTTCTTGACATAGCACAAAGTACCGCGACAACCGCGTATATCGACCATAGTGTGAAACGCATTGTGAAGCGCTACAAGCAGCGGGAGTTGGATGGGCCACGTAGGCCAGGACGAGCGCCTCTCGAGAAACAGAAGGATGTCTCACAGATCATCGAGACGTTGACCGCTGCCTTGGATGATCTGGAAAGGAGCCACGAGACCTTGGCCAGCCTGGATCCTGACGGAAGCCAGTTCTCGAGGCTCGCGACTCGACCGAGGCCAGCGCTCGTTGGCACGAAGCCATTGCCTGCCGTCGACACGCGGCCACAGGGGCGACTTCCTCGTGGCGCCGCCGAGGTCGGATCCTTCGCGCGCTTGGGCCACCGAGTCGCGAAACCGCTCGCGGTGGTCAGTTGGATCGTTGGAGCTGGTCTTCTCGCATGGTTTGCGGGGCGCTGGTCCGCGATGGTCGTGCCCATGACATCGATACGTGCGCCGGTAGTTGCGCCCCTACAGGACCCGAGTGTTCATGTCGCGAGCGAGGTGGTATCGAACACCGCTCGAGGAGCAAAGGCCGAAGAGTTGGCGCCGCAGCAAACGAAGACCGCTCCCGTGGTCGTCCCGCCTGCAGTCGAAGCGCCGCAGGTTTCCCAGGAAGTGATCCAGCCATCTGCGCCAGTCGCACCATCCGAGGACACGACACCGAGAGCTCTGGCGCCCGCTCCTCGCCGCGCGGGCGGCTTGATCTATGCCGTCAACGTCTCTTCGTTTCGAAACGCAGCAGCGGCCGCGGTCGAGGTGGCGCGGCTGCAAGCGCGAGGCTACCAGGCGCGCGCCATTCGCACCGATTTGGAGAGCAAGGGCGTCTGGTACCGCGTCTACATCGGTCAGTATGGAACGGAAGCCGAGGCGAAGCAGGCACGTGCCAGAATCCTCGCGCATACCCATTATCGCACTGCGTTCGTCCGGTCGATCGCACTCTTCTGATCGTGCAATCGGCGCTTTCGGGCTCCGTGAGGAGCGTCGCCCACGCACGAGTAGGATGAAACTCAGATCGAGACAGCGACCACACACTCAGCGACCAGCGAGATCATCGAGGGCGCGGGAGAGATTCTCCAAGCCACGAGCAAGACGGCGCGGCGCGGAGCTGAAGCCGACACGCACGCAGCGAGGAGACTCGAAGAAGCTTCCCGGCGCTACCAAGGTGGAGTAGCGCCGCAGGAGATGCTTGGCGAAGCGGTCGCCGTCCAGGTGGCGGGGCAGCCGGGCGAAGAAGATGTTGCCTCCGGGCGGCAAGTGCGCCTGCAGGCGAGGTTCCATGGCGAGAAAACGGCGCACGCCTTCGCGGTTCGCCGCCATTCGCTTCCGGGTGTGGCGGCGGATGGCCTCGAGG
This window encodes:
- the maeA gene encoding oxaloacetate-decarboxylating malate dehydrogenase, translating into WEDFAGVNAIRILDRYRDRICTFNDDIQGTAGVALAGFIAISRLLKQPFREQRFLFLGAGAAAFGIADMIVQKFLKDGLSEEEALSRLSMFDVNGLLVRSRNDLAAYQKPFALDGPPSNDFAACVLRIRPTAIVGVSTVGGAFTRQVIENMSAVNVRPVIFPYSNPTSRSECTAEQAYTWSRGKAIFASGSPFAPVAYGGRTFTPGQGNNVFIFPAVGLAVLATGAKRVTDEMFITAAEAVAEQVTAADFEKGLIYPDVKNIREVSSHVALRVAEKIFESRLAGVRRPRDLRKFIAKTMYRPVYR
- a CDS encoding putative glycoside hydrolase, with the translated sequence MPYRYNSRNARRDLAHLFLGIVLVLAAAGSASAQPGGYPRLANIYTLGYLDPADIPTLAQWDLVVLNTVVTEAELAQLRSYNPNIRLFFYVAPYDVIYPANPNDSWKYANTMYAQSNDLWWYDRYGNPASDWAGMRMVNITALGAAGPSGNWAQYLEDSIVNLVTERPSIDGIMFDNFWRHLAWNQANLQLDSDCNPTHNPGGCNGIADTNTALDALWNQSLRNLASRLRQRFDALEAQRDRPLAFVGNGSSDYFAWLSGSVHETFPSGWHEVDPGNPYNYNWNFEMLDPLSGYLTAPFSTDPYPASIMNSVWTGSVIEPQRTAEFERHKRFTLVSTMLGSGYYSLDAGNVLGNGQLWWEPEYDAGGRFRPAVGYLGHARGPMTRIGLPTGPELFANGDFSSGTTGWDSYGFSSTGSFNTDPSILHSAPAAARIQVQTVSPGGEYKVWTTGLSVVTGLSYTLAFWARASTTLDLNFYLYADDCPGGVCLNNQNLQLGTSWQQYQVQFFSTGTASAALNLFVRQPGTVWLDDVSLRGGDTTVFRRDFERGVVLLNYTSTPRTIDLGESYERLLIPGSTEFDGSTLTSESVPPWDGRILLRPGIVTGVGMLPVRRGKLQQNAPNPFNPGTRIDFQLLTPEKVRLAVYDIRGRLVRVLFDAPLPAGDAAVRWDGTDRLNRPVQSGIYTYRLETPSFSESRKMTLVR
- a CDS encoding putative glycoside hydrolase; this translates as MIALAASGSASAQSGGYPRLANIYTLGYVDPADLPTLAQWDFVVLSSAITETDVAKLRSYNPHIRIFLYVLPYDVTYPGEPNDPWKYANSVYAETNNLWWYDRNVNPASDWPMTRMVNITELGAAGPSGTWAQYIADRIVSLVVSHPSIDGIMLDNFWRHLAWKQANLQLDSDCNPTHNPGGCDGIADTNAVLDSLWNQSLRNLAAHLRQRFDELDAQRGRPLALIGNGASDYFPWLSGSVHETFPSGWHEVDAGNPYNYNWNFEMLDPLSGYLTAPFSTVPYQATIMNTVWTGTWAQPDRTAEFERHKRFTLVSTLMGSGYYSLDAGAQLGNGQLWWEPEYDAAGRGKGYLGQPLGPMARIGVPTGPELVANGDLSSGITGWDYYAYQATGSLNADNSILHSTPAAARIQVQAVSPGGEFKVWKTGLSVVSGLSYTLAFWARASTALDLDFHLYADACPGGACLNEQSVQLGTSWQRYQVHFFSTGSASASLNLFVREPGTVWLDDVSLREGETTVYRRDFERGVALLNYTSSQRTIDLGGSYERLRIPGSTEFNGAAVTEESVPPWDGRILLRVGSTAVPHGRLHQNEPNPFNPGTRIDFQLLSPESVHLAVYDIRGRLVRVLLDAALPAGDAAVRWDGTDRLHQPVHSGIYIYRLETPSFNESKKMTLLR
- a CDS encoding class I SAM-dependent methyltransferase, which codes for MGTQDEPQHPIPYGEEMLSRVKRMHAGTESLRDYRGWIDDHMGGRVLAFRRRLIPQVLAFTNLRGLEILDFGCGTGSSVVALAEKAKGGSITATDIDPDALEIAKLRLEYHDLADQVGLRLIPSVVEVGDLKMPDETFDFILANGVLEHVVPFSVRPKVILEMWRLLKRGGLLFISETPNVLWPIDRHTTGLPVLPWLPPGLAYRIAVASGRHVSGTNFDVRGWRGMSYWGIIRPLRRSRQRFEVLNTTAGHNRLLPGGWAPEEKRSAKRRFATFLLERVGGGPLASLGIPTLAFGPFIEFLCLRKR
- a CDS encoding DnaB-like helicase N-terminal domain-containing protein encodes the protein MYKTSPDDSRSEHPSLGKERPDPEVHILGSIMGDPALLEYVAPRIKPEWFRGELHARIYRAMLYKHEHGISPNLQCLSLEARPSGLLENVGRQTLLDIAQSTATTAYIDHSVKRIVKRYKQRELDGPRRPGRAPLEKQKDVSQIIETLTAALDDLERSHETLASLDPDGSQFSRLATRPRPALVGTKPLPAVDTRPQGRLPRGAAEVGSFARLGHRVAKPLAVVSWIVGAGLLAWFAGRWSAMVVPMTSIRAPVVAPLQDPSVHVASEVVSNTARGAKAEELAPQQTKTAPVVVPPAVEAPQVSQEVIQPSAPVAPSEDTTPRALAPAPRRAGGLIYAVNVSSFRNAAAAAVEVARLQARGYQARAIRTDLESKGVWYRVYIGQYGTEAEAKQARARILAHTHYRTAFVRSIALF